Below is a genomic region from Gadus morhua chromosome 4, gadMor3.0, whole genome shotgun sequence.
ATCAAAATGACGTATCTTGAAGTGTGACACAATAGgtgaaaaataaatactttaCTTCCATCATTAATGGATGtaaaatgtctgtttttgtattttcaggATGGATCTGACTGATGAATTGCACTAGGGGTTGCACTTAAAAGTCAACGTAACACCCCCTCGCAGTTCTTCTGAGCGGATGAATGAACGATTGCCTGCACACTAAAATAACACGCAAGGATGTCTACTTTTGAAAGCTGTGAAAACTCAAGTACCATCGTGGTggtaaacacatttatttagaTATTTTAGGTCTTTCTTTTTTCCATTTGCCAGTATGATATCCATTGTATAAGAAATTGGTGTGTGAATGACGGATTTAATATTAACCTCTATTGTCAAATCGGTTTGTGTTGCGCTTTCTTGACACTATTTTATTCCCCACATTTCCTAGGCTTACAATATGGAACTGTCTTGGCAATAACTTCCACATTACACacttaaaagtaaaaaaaaagcaaaagctCCTTTTGTGCAGTGTtaatttaagtgtgtgtgtgtgtgtgtgtgtgtgagagagaaagaacttGGGTTTGTTAgtattcaacatattttcaatTTGCATTTCACTCAAGCTTTGTTATCAAACGGAATTGGATTTGACCGTTGAGCCTCTGCTAAAACGAAGGCCCCTACAGTCCTTGCAGTGACAGGAGTTATTCAAAATATGGTTTGCAGTGAACCAGACCACAGGCAGAACTGATTAAATAAGGTACAACTTGACATTCCGTTGGATTGTTAAGATGATAGTCACATGACTGTCTTCTCAGAAAGAGGTCAACTGGGTATTCTGACGCTGTAGTGGCGATATGACTGGATTTCGACAGTTGTTCATTATGTATTAAATCAATGAGGCTCATTCATTGTAACATTGTCATTAGCATTGAAGGAAAAAACTATCCTTTAATTGCTTCCTCCTTCTATGACCTGTGCAGATGTTGTTAGGTTGTATCAACTGCATTGGGCGACACAATTAAGTAAGATAACTACTAATACAAATTATTTGCTCAAACTTTTAAAATTAACAATAATACAACATTCTGGAACCGAATATAACATTGTTTTTATCATTTCATGTTATGCAagtctgctgggggggggggggggggggggggggggaaggaaggggaaCTCCAAATTGATTAAGCACAGATTTGCTAGACATTTTGCTATGAGACTTTCTAAACTATTTATTTAGATACATGAAATGCATGATTGTTGTTTGGGTATTTTGTTTTCAGTCTGCCATGCTGAGCCATTGTTGATGCAATCCTGATGTGTGTTAACATTTCAGAAGTTTAGAATCTGTGTTTTTCCCCACAATCCCCGCAATTCCACCATGCTGAGGGGTTCCTTCTCATGAGGGGCATACATGTCCACATGCTGCCTTACTTTGACTCCCTGCAAGTGGGGTCTAAAATACATTCTCATCAATAAGCCTCTGTGGCAGTTCTGAGAAGGCACCAAACTCATGACCATCACACACAAATGTCACCTGTAACATTCatataatatatctatacatatcgatatatgtatattatttgaTGTATACGAAAGAATCCCCCCAAATCCATGAAACAATTTGCCCACATGTCTTGTTTTCATTTCAGACCCTGCATGAATGATGAGATAACTTGAATTTAGTTACATTTGTATCAGAAGACTTATCCTAACTTAAGTCTGAAATACTTGATCGTGACTAACAATCCACGAGCAAAAAGCAAATGAGCTCAAGCATATTTTTgtgtaatataaatatttgaaaactatcccaaggtgtgtgtgttcctttgaTAACCCTAACGAACGTGTGCGTACTGCTTGTGTCAAAGGCGACGTCCCAAGCCCTACATTAATATCATTACATGTGTAAATAAGAAAAAATTACACTTTGCATCAATGACTTGAATGGAAAAGCTATAGTCAATTGATTCACTttgattaatttattttgtCCTGGGTGAATGGCAGTCTAATTATAAGCACTTTGTGGACAGATATCCTTCACTCTGAGGAGGTGGTTAAGTGTTGGTCCGTGATTGCTATAGGCTATAAAGGTATAACGTAGCATTCAGTGAGGGGGTGACAAATATTAATTGAAGGTACATTAACAAGCATTTAAAGTGGAGAAATACTTTAAAGTACATTGACAAGTGTTACATATACTGTGCTGCAATCTAAGACGTTAGTTTCATCCAACATGTGCATTCAATGCATTCAATATCCTGAATATCAATATTCTGATGTTTAACCAGCATTGAACTACCTTGTCCCATTTTGTGAGTACTTTACTTGGTATCCACTTTGACTTATTACACTGTACTTAATGGTACTGATGTCATGGTGGTGCTGAATTGCACAACTGATTTTATGCACAAGATGTTTGAGTGAAGGTTTATGTTTGCAATGGAATAACATTGATTTATTTGAGCGTGTTTCAATTGTGAAAATAAGCAATAAATCTGGATATGAGAAGATTCGTGATTTAACGTTCGTATTCTCATGTCTCATTTTCTAATCTGGGCCTTTTAACCCCTTGTTTTAATGTGCTGACCATTATTTCCCCCACCAATGGACACAAAATATCCACCTGGGTGATGTCCGACTTTAttaagcacgcacacacctaatATGAAATTCACAACCCAATACTTTCAGATTTATATGATTGCTTTATTTCATTAAGCACCAGCTCAATATGATTAACAACCAGATGAGTGAAGGTATATTTCTGGACTGCATTAAGTACAAAATCCTCATGTCCGAACGTAAGTattcaaaataaagaaaaagtaaTCAATTTTTGCACAAGTAATAAGACACAGGTTGAGGTCATTTACTGGCCAGGAGCAGACAGACTTTTGTTCATGAACTGCCTCTTGACAAAGCACACCCACCActggaaacacaaaacacaattgTTATGCCAGCGCAGACATTTACAAATAGAACATATCTTTTCTCAAAACCTAATTACAGATGAAATTTGAGAGCACAATTTCTCACCTTGCTTGGCTTGTCTGTCGCGGAATCAAACACACGGTCACATAACCTCAAGCCAGTCTCCTGGCGAAGCTGCTGGAGGTAGGATCTCATCGTCTCTGGAAGGGAAACAGACAATGGGTTCATGGGCAGAGAAGAGTAGATTGCGTCATAACTTAACAAGCCATATTTTTACATAGGATAATTGTGTATTCAGACAGCTTTTTCGTATTTCGATAAAAGATATGTTTTAGAAATAACTAGggtaaaacatttttattaattagTAAAGAATATTGTGGGCTATGATCATTCTAAATCATTACTCCCCTCAAAATAAGCCCTTGCTCATTTGAATTAAAaaggattttgggtggatgctTTGTAATGTCTCCCTCTATTCTCTAATTGTAAATCAAACACTTAATTATATTTATGCTTTTGCCACAGCAACAGTTAGCTAAAATGAATAGAACAATGCACCATTTTTTTTCTAATGGAGTAATTCCTTATTTAGTTCAAGTACTTAATGAAGtacaaattaataataatagcttCTGGGAAATAAATGACTAATTTATATGGTGCTTTGATGATAAGTTCCTTACCGTCCTCCTGTTTGTTAGCTGGCTTGGCGTACATGGCGTTCAGAGGGAAGCCAGGCTCTCCGGGAATGGGGAACGCGGTAATGCCCAGGGTGTacatctccttctccccctggcCCTTGGAGCTACACTTTAGACACAAGAGTACACGATTAGATACTTAAAGTCCCACCGATGATTTTTTCTGAAACCAAGATGTGGTGTTGACAGACTATGGTGAGAAACTTTTAGATCGTGGCAGGAATTTGACATCAATACACAGGATTTGTTCATTACAGGATTTGTTCATTTCAGTATTAACGTTCACAGAAgggcttgttttttttattttccagatCATTGTTACTCCTTTACAATCTGCCCTTAGGTGCTTTCACAACTATAGTTTGGTATAAAGCAACAACGACTTTAATCAAAAATAACCAAATTTCCACCATTTGGTCACTAAATAATTAGATAAAGAGTGACCACAAGCAGTTGCTTTATATAGTCTGACATTATTTTGATGAGTGTGTTTATTATTTCCAGTTTCAGCCAAGTGTAAATTCAACCCACAATACACTATTTTTTGGTTTACTTTCTATAGTTCGGTCGGATCGCGTTCACACCTAATGCCAACCGAATGGGAGTACACTTGGAAGACCCCCGTTTTCAAGCAGACTAGAGTTTGTTTGCTTGGTCCCCCCCTGAGTTTGAATAAGCGTTCTCCCAACCCTAAATTAACCCTGCTAAGAAAGGGAATCACTTCAGTTTGATGATAAAGGACCAAACCGCTAAGGTGTGCAAACACACCCTATCTTAAGTTAATGTTGTTCTTATTATTTACCTTCTGTAGCTTCTTtaggcattcagaaatgtacaGTGTGACATAGATGAGTGTCCTGTCGGCCTCATTCTGAAAGACAAGAGTACAACGGAAAACATTcatatgaatatatgaatatgaGCATGTGAAATATGCAGTAGGTGGCGATCTTTTCAGGGTCTTAAATTAAATAGGATGGGGTGCGCCGTGTGGGAGCCAAGAGGGGACTGAATAGTTGAGGGCAGCAGAAAGACAAGCTGTGGCATGTGGAAGAACATAACATGCGCAGGCCTCGAGCAAAACAGGAACAGGCAGAGAGGTCTGCTGCTagatgttaaaaaaaagtacCTCAACTTGTGTGCAGCTACAAATATCTATAAGTCATCCAGAACGATGGAGTAAGCAATAATCGTTTACTGACCTTAATTTCGTAGTTCTTAAAGAAGACGTTGGCTTTGAAGTAGTAGATGGCCTCATCAATTATGTCGGTATCTTTGGCTGGAAAAAACAATACAGGTTGATACCGCTATAAAACCAAGAATTCAATGCCATTGGACTACCTTGAATTTgcttttaacaaaaaaaagaccCCTCTGATTCAAATGGGACACATGAATATGCCATATCACATACGTAAGTTTTGCATCATTGGTTTGCAACTAACCATATAAGGAAGCAGAAATGCCACAAGGAAATAAATATGACGTAACAGGCGCATTCAAAATATCCTCAATAACACTGTACCAATCAAGTCAGTGGATGAAGAAAATACTGAAAGCTAGAAAGAGTAAAGCAAGACATACTCTCTTTTGCAGCTGGTCCTTTGAACTGGGTTTTTAAGGGAAGCAAAGCCATGTTCCCCACCAGTTTGATGTCACCGTCCAACAAACCTGAATGATACGCCTGGAATGAAATGAGTGTCATTTAATTGTAATGCATGTAATTGTCAGACGAAACGTTATTGTAAACGGGTATTTAACCCGTTTCAGCAACAATGTTGTGGCATCAACGACAGCAAGAAAAAACACAGACGCGTATCCGCTAATAATTAACACAATTTATGACAGCTATTTGTTCTCCCTCTTTGACTTGTTTAATCGAAAATAATTTAAGGTTACACGGCGATGTGCTGTCAAACTTGCTAGTTCTAGTTTCATCATTTTTGTTTGCTAGCAAGCTAGCTGGGCTAGCAAGCTTGTCAactcaaatcaaatcaacacTTTATCACCACAGGTCTTTTCTTTTTATCGGCACAATGATCATCTTCGATCTATGAAATGGAAAATATAGCATTGACCTTGTCATCGTTACTTACCGGCATCTTGACAAATATCAATCGTTCTGCTCGGCGAAAGAAAATCGACAGCGATGCAAGACGCTGCTTCCGCCTATCCCACCCTACGGCTTTACAGGAAGTAGACTCGTGTAGAGAACAAGAAAGACCACAAGAGGGCGATGATGCGCAAGTGACGATGAATGGCAAATTattcttaaaataaaaaaaaaatcatgaacaCGTCACAACATCATCCAGCAAAAATAATCtgtgcatatttatttaaaatcacATACAAGTcttaaacaagaaaaataaaagtaaatgcTTGAAGATAAATAAAAACGCAGACAACTGATATATACAAAGATGGTAACCTTCGCAGCATTGTGGGTGTCGCCCTGCATCTTGTTGTTGTGAATCAATGCATTGTGTTTTTGATTGACCCGCACATGCATTTTTCCAGGGACAATTATTTCAGGATCCTCTCAACTCCCCACGCTGTCTTGAAACAATTCATCCTGCTGCTGGTTTCCAGAATCTTCTTCTAACTCCTATGGAGAGGTACAGAAAGAAATAGGACGGATTTCAGTATAGATAATAGCAGTTTATATTATAGAATTCATACATCAAACtattgatttttttaatataatataatatcctTGCAACAAACAGAATCACAGGTGCTAGACCCCAGATCCCTGCACCGTAATGATAGTATGTTGTTCTACTTTGTTTAGAGCTATACTTCAGATTATCATAATTTAAGGCTGACCCGAATACATAATTTCAAGCTTTGGATAATCATTGCAGTATCTCACATTGGCAGTTTCGATGGTACAGAAGTATTTGAATAATATTTAAATGTCCAAATACTAAACATACAAAGGATAACTCAGTCATTTGAATATTTTGGGCCTCTCCTGCCAAAGCACTTTTAACTTGATTGCAGATGAGGACTTTCCCATAAAAGCTATAGGCCAAGCTCCCACATAGGAACACAACATCAGATCACGCCACTTTGCACAATACCTTCGGCTCCTTGAACTCCAGGTCTTCTCCATACTGAATAGAGAAGTCAATATTCTGCAGAACTATATTGATTCCTTCCTCATCGGAGCGGTCGAACGGAAGAAATCTCACCATGCTATAGTCATCAATCTGGTGACAAA
It encodes:
- the arpc3 gene encoding actin-related protein 2/3 complex subunit 3, with amino-acid sequence MPAYHSGLLDGDIKLVGNMALLPLKTQFKGPAAKETKDTDIIDEAIYYFKANVFFKNYEIKNEADRTLIYVTLYISECLKKLQKCSSKGQGEKEMYTLGITAFPIPGEPGFPLNAMYAKPANKQEDETMRSYLQQLRQETGLRLCDRVFDSATDKPSKWWVCFVKRQFMNKSLSAPGQ